In a genomic window of Lathamus discolor isolate bLatDis1 chromosome 4, bLatDis1.hap1, whole genome shotgun sequence:
- the LOC136013399 gene encoding FRAS1-related extracellular matrix protein 2-like → MMQALPAAPWRLLLGLLLLTGCVRVGLSEPPPGSAAVALPWAPEADPVVVANRGLRVPLGRSAWLDPTRDLVLQVQPGDRCHLTVLDEDPLWQRPGRLSPRRFPCDFGAREVQYSHLGGRSPARDRVRLQLRYDSPNRALVLPLVLEVEVLFTQLEIVTRNLPLTVERLRGTSNPLDARSLEFAFEPGRQRCRVGLLPPLAGLPRYGEILNYPQAEVPPAAAAAGEEPAAGGPVPASMWDCEEFLRLGLRYRHTAAGGSPNRDLVPLVAELREAAGGGALLKREYFQVLVRIRAGTENVAPKPSFFAMLMMEVDQFVLTALTPDMLAAEDTESPPDLLIFNITSPFGPGQGHMVSTDDRSLPVFSFSQQDVRELHIAYQPPMEDSDRERLFELELEVLDPEGAASEPFTFVIVVKPMNTLAPVVTRNTGLVLYEGQSRPLSGPGPSPSLVISDEDDLEQVRVSVVAGLRHGHLTLLEDTAAPAAPRKHFTVAELAAGRVIYQHDGSESPLSDNLVLRLEDGGSRHRVEFLFPITLVPTDDQPPLLNANTGLAMAEGETVPITTRALSATDIDSQDAILLFTVESGPTAGQLLLRQALPPPGWEEEEEDEGFSWRRVPSLGGSSVIYEKPVREWLQQDIAEGRLYYHHLGPHSPGPGVVLDQFIFRVQDDNDPPNRSGLQTFVIRVHPIDRLAPELHSSSSLHLIVAEQQVTPLRRKHLCYTDQDSGDRELRYTITQPPTDTNHPPDVYGARLGSLVLTEDHSVEVTHFTQAQINHHKISYRPPQEELGVAPHLIQFQYQVQDAAGNAADGTFTIYLQPVDNQPPEITNTGFTLPEGGSHVLSPTELDASDTDTELTHLRFILTQAPRYGQLQLSGYSLIPGGVFGLDDIRQGRVVYVHGGAETNSDTCRLDVSDGVHFVPITLKMNVHPVDDEVPTLRLPPGTLGSYLDVLENGAAEITANVIQGTDEDTDDLMLTFIVEDPPQHGNILVQGVPAERFSQRDLLDGVVVYAHTGGEIGLLPKVDTFNLTLSDLSEEWNVRGNVVQGVSVLVTILPVDTQAPEVFVGEQFMVTEGDKRVITSAHLRAEDVDTPNDDILCTIVAQPASGYVENISPAPGSEKSRAGVAVSAFTLKDLRQGHIFYVQSIHKGVEPVEDRFAFRCSDGINFSPKRFFPVAIMPVNDEEPEIFVREFVVMEGMSLVVDTPILNAADADIPADELMFTVIRLPRHGHIVNQLVNGTVLVESFTLDQITESSNILYEHDDSETKEDSFEVTLTDGKHTIRKTVLIMIIPVDDETPRMAINDGLEIEIGETRTIHNRILKATDLDSEDKTLTYIIRYGPGQGLLQKIKPSGGVENITLGMNFTQDEVDRNLIQYMHFGQGGVRDLIKFDVTDGINPLIDRYFYVTIGSIDIVFPDVISKGVSLKEGGKVTLTTDLLSTSDLNSPDENLVFTITRAPVRGHLECTDQPGVPISTFTQLLLAGNKVYYIHTSEDEVKMDSFEFEVTDGYNPVFRTFRISISDVDNKKPVLTINNLVVSENECKLITPFELTAEDRDTPDALLKFIITQIPVHGQIMFNNSKPVTSFTKQDLNENLISYKHDGTESVEDSFSFTVTDGTHTDFYVFPNTVFETRKPQTMKIRIMAVDNSVPQIVINKGAQTLRALATGHIGFLITNKVLKVEDRDSLHVTLKIRITEGPRHGFLIHLGKGNHSISQFTQADIDDMKICYVLRGGDNATSDIFHFMVEDGGLWSMKKERIKPY, encoded by the coding sequence ATGATGCAGGCTCTCCCCGCCGCGCCGTGGCGGCTGCTGCTcggcttgctgctgctgaccGGCTGCGTCCGGGTCGGGTTGTCGGAGCCGCCGCCAGGCAGTGCCGCAGTCGCCTTGCCCTGGGCGCCGGAGGCGGACCCCGTCGTGGTGGCCAACCGCGGGCTGCGGGTGCCCCTGGGCCGCTCTGCCTGGCTGGACCCCACGCGGGACCTGGTGCTGCAGGTGCAGCCTGGTGACCGGTGCCACCTCACCGTGCTGGACGAGGACCCGCTGTGGCAGCGCCCTGGCCGGCTGAGCCCCCGGCGCTTCCCCTGCGACTTCGGGGCCCGTGAGGTGCAGTACTCCCACCTGGGCGGCCGCAGCCCAGCGCGGGACCGCGTCCGCCTGCAGCTGCGCTACGACTCGCCGAACCGCGCCCTGGTGCTGCCCCTGGTGCTGGAGGTGGAGGTGCTCTTCACCCAGCTGGAGATCGTCACCCGCAACCTGCCCCTCACCGTGGAGCGCCTGCGGGGCACCAGCAACCCGCTGGACGCCCGCAGCCTGGAGTTCGCCTTCGAGCCGggccggcagcgctgccgggtGGGCCTGCTGCCGCCGCTGGCCGGGCTGCCCCGCTACGGAGAGATCCTCAACTACCCCCAGGCGGAGGTTCCGCCGGCGGCAGCCGCCGCGGGTGAGGAACCGGCGGCGGGCGGCCCCGTTCCCGCCTCGATGTGGGACTGCGAGGAGTTCCTGCGCCTGGGGCTGCGTTACCGCCACACGGCAGCCGGCGGCTCTCCCAACCGTGACCTGGTGCCGCTGGTGGCAGAGCTGCGGGAGGCGGCAGGTGGCGGGGCACTGCTGAAGCGTGAGTACTTCCAGGTGCTGGTGCGGATCCGGGCCGGGACTGAGAATGTGGCCCCCAAACCCAGCTTCTTTGCCATGCTCATGATGGAGGTTGACCAGTTTGTCCTCACTGCACTCACACCCGACATGCTGGCAGCTGAGGATACCGAGTCACCACCAGACCTGCTGATCTTCAACATCACCTCTCCCTTTGGCCCTGGCCAGGGCCACATGGTCAGCACAGATGACCGGAGCTTGCCAGTTTTTTCCTTCAGTCAGCAAGATGTGAGGGAGCTACACATTGCCTACCAGCCCCCCATGGAGGACTCGGATCGGGAACGGCTCTTTGAGCTTGAGCTGGAGGTATTGGACCCAGAGGGTGCTGCCTCAGAGCCCTTCACCTTTGTGATTGTGGTGAAGCCCATGAACACCCTAGCACCTGTGGTGACCCGCAACACTGGCCTTGTGCTCTATGAGGGGCAGTCACGGCCTCTTTCAGGCCCTGGTCCAAGCCCCAGTTTGGTGATCAGTGATGAAGATGACCTTGAGCAGGTGCGGGTGAGTGTGGTGGCAGGGCTGAGGCATGGCCACCTCACTCTCCTGGAGGAcactgcagcacctgcagccccTCGCAAGCATTTCACAGTGGCTGAGCTGGCAGCAGGCCGGGTCATTTACCAGCATGACGGCAGCGAGTCTCCACTCAGTGACAACTTGGTGCTGCGGCTGGAGGATGGTGGATCTCGCCATCGTGTTGAGTTCCTTTTCCCTATTACCCTGGTGCCCACTGATGACCAGCCACCCCTACTCAATGCTAACACAGGGCTGGCCATGGCTGAGGGTGAAACAGTGCCCATCACCACCCGTGCTCTTAGCGCCACAGACATTGATTCTCAGGATGCCATCCTGCTCTTCACAGTGGAGTCTGGCcccactgcagggcagcttCTCCTCCGTCAAGCACTACCGCCTCCtggctgggaagaggaggaagaagacgAGGGATTTTCTTGGAGGAGGGTGCCAAGTTTAGGGGGAAGCTCTGTAATCTATGAAAAGCcagtgagagagtggctgcagcaggacatTGCTGAAGGGCGTCTCTATTACCACCACTTGGGGCCTCACAGCCCTGGCCCTGGGGTTGTGTTGGACCAGTTCATATTTAGAGTCCAGGATGACAATGACCCACCCAACCGCTCTGGACTACAGACTTTTGTGATCCGGGTTCATCCCATCGACAGATTAGCCCCTGAACTgcatagcagcagcagcctgcactTAATAGTTGCAGAGCAGCAGGTGACCCCACTGCGGAGGAAGCACTTGTGTTACACAGATCAGGATTCAGGGGATCGTGAACTCCGCTACACAATAACTCAGCCCCCCACTGACACTAACCATCCGCCAGATGTATATGGAGCCCGCCTTGGATCCCTTGTGCTGACTGAGGATCACTCTGTGGAAGTTACCCACTTTACCCAAGCCCAGATCAATCATCACAAGATCTCATACCGTCCCCCTCAGGAAGAACTGGGGGTGGCTCCTCATTTGATTCAGTTTCAGTATCAAGTGCAAGATGCAGCTGGCAATGCAGCTGATGGGACTTTCACCATCTATCTGCAACCTGTGGATAACCAGCCTCCTGAAATCACTAATACTGGCTTCactttgcctgaaggaggcaGCCATGTCCTTAGTCCAACTGAGCTGGATGCCAGTGACACGGACACTGAACTTACCCATCTCAGATTTATCCTGACCCAGGCTCCCCGTTATGGCCAGTTGCAACTCTCTGGATACAGTTTGATTCCAGGAGGTGTCTTTGGCCTGGATGATATCAGACAAGGGAGGGTGGTGTATGTGCACGGTGGAGCTGAGACCAACAGTGATACCTGTAGGCTTGATGTGAGTGATGGGGTTCATTTTGTGCCCATCACACTGAAGATGAACGTGCACCCAGTTGATGATGAGGTTCCTACGCTGCGGTTGCCCCCAGGCACTCTTGGTTCCTACCTGGATGTGCTGGAGAATGGTGCTGCAGAAATCACTGCTAATGTCATTCAGGGCACAGATGAGGATACAGATGACCTAATGTTGACTTTCATTGTAGAAGATCCTCCACAGCATGGAAACATCCTGGTCCAAGGAGTACCTGCAGAGAGATTTTCCCAGAGAGATCTGCTGGATGGTGTTGTGGTATATGCTCACACTGGTGGTGAAATAGGCCTTCTGCCCAAAGTAGATACCTTCAATCTTACCTTGTCTGACCTGTCTGAGGAGTGGAATGTCAGGGGCAATGTTGTTCAAGGAGTTTCAGTCTTGGTGACCATTCTTCCTGTTGACACTCAAGCCCCAGAGGTTTTTGTAGGAGAGCAGTTCATGGTAACAGAAGGTGACAAACGGGTCATTACTTCTGCTCACCTTAGGGCTGAAGATGTGGATACTCCTAATGACGATATACTTTGCACTATTGTTGCTCAGCCTGCATCTGGGTATGTAGAGAACATATCTCCAGCCCCAGGATCTGAAAAATCCAGAGCAGGCGTAGCTGTAAGTGCTTTTACCTTGAAAGACCTCCGTCAAGGACATATTTTTTATGTCCAAAGTATACATAAGGGTGTTGAGCCTGTTGAAGACAGATTTGCTTTCCGCTGTTCTGATGGCATTAACTTTTCCCCAAAACGTTTTTTCCCTGTTGCTATTATGCCAGTCAATGATGAAGAGCCTGAGATCTTTGTGCGAGAGTTTGTTGTGATGGAAGGCATGAGCCTGGTTGTTGATACTCCTATTCTCAATGCAGCTgatgcagacatccctgctgaTGAATTAATGTTTACAGTCATCAGGCTTCCTAGGCATGGCCACATTGTGAACCAGCTGGTGAATGGAACTGTCCTAGTGGAGAGCTTCACCTTGGATCAGATAACAGAGAGCTCCAACATACTCTATGAACATGATGACTCTGAGACAAAGGAGGACAGTTTTGAGGTGACACTCACAGATGGTAAACATACCATTAGGAAAACAGTACTCATCATGATTATTCCTGTAGATGATGAGACACCCAGAATGGCCATCAATGATGGTTTGGAAATTGAAATAGGAGAAACTAGAACTATTCATAACAGAATATTGAAGGCTACTGACCTGGATTCTGAAGACAAAACCTTGACATACATTATAAGATATGGGCCAGGACAAGGCCTCCTGCAGAAAATCAAGCCTTCAGGTGGAGTTGAGAATATCACCCTGGGGATGAATTTCACCCAAGATGAAGTGGATAGAAACTTAATTCAATATATGCATTTTGGCCAAGGAGGAGTTCGTGATCTTATCAAGTTTGATGTGACAGACGGAATAAATCCACTCATTGACCGCTACTTTTATGTCACGATAGGTAGCATTGATATTGTCTTCCCAGATGTAATCAGCAAAGGGGTTTCTTtgaaagaaggagggaaggtAACCCTAACTACTGATTTGCTTAGCACCAGTGACCTGAATAGTCCAGATGAGAACTTAGTTTTCACTATTACCAGAGCACCTGTTCGCGGTCATCTTGAATGCACAGATCAGCCTGGGGTACCCATCTCAACTTTTACTCAACTCTTATTAGCAGGCAATAAAGTCTATTACATTCATACTTCAGAAGATGAGGTGAAAATGGACAGCTTTGAGTTTGAGGTGACTGATGGCTATAACCCTGTGTTTCGTACTTTCAGGATTTCTATCAGTGATGTGGACAATAAGAAACCTGTCCTCACAATCAACAACCTGGTGGTGAGTGAAAATGAATGCAAACTGATAACCCCATTTGAATTGACTGCAGAAGACAGAGATACACCCGATGCATTGCTAAAATTTATCATCACTCAAATACCAGTTCACGGTCAGATCATGTTCAATAACTCCAAACCCGTCACCAGCTTCACTAAGCAAGATCTAAATGAAAATCTAATCAGCTACAAACATGATGGCACAGAATCAGTTGAAGATAGCTTCTCTTTCACTGTTACAGATGGCACTCATACTGATTTCTACGTCTTCCCCAacactgtgtttgaaacaaGGAAACCTCAGACTATGAAGATTCGAATAATGGCTGTGGACAACAGTGTACCTCAAATTGTAATAAATAAGGGTGCTCAGACTCTCCGTGCCCTGGCCACAGGTCACATCGGGTTTCTGATTACCAACAAGGTGCTCAAAGTGGAAGACAGGGACAGTTTACATGTTACTCTTAAGATCAGAA